A genome region from Candidatus Cloacimonadota bacterium includes the following:
- the rplF gene encoding 50S ribosomal protein L6, with protein sequence MSRIGKAPVKFDANTKVEVKDNVIHVKGKLGELHYQLMPGMSVELEDGVINVKRSDDSKTQRAVHGLTRALIQNMVIGVADGYLKTLNVIGTGYSAERVGPWLRLSLGYSHDIMLEVPEGLTVEAEAVPRSKTVRSDLQSIIRIKGIDKQLVGHFAAEVRSCRPPENYKGKGVRYVDEKVTIKAGKAGTK encoded by the coding sequence ATGTCACGCATAGGAAAAGCCCCCGTCAAATTTGACGCCAACACCAAAGTGGAAGTGAAAGACAATGTCATCCACGTGAAGGGAAAACTGGGCGAACTGCATTACCAACTGATGCCGGGCATGAGCGTGGAGCTCGAGGACGGCGTCATCAACGTGAAGCGCAGCGACGACAGCAAGACCCAGCGCGCCGTGCACGGACTCACCCGGGCCCTGATCCAAAACATGGTCATCGGCGTGGCCGACGGCTACCTGAAGACCCTGAACGTGATCGGGACCGGATATTCCGCCGAGCGGGTGGGACCCTGGCTGAGACTCAGCCTGGGCTATTCCCACGACATCATGCTGGAAGTTCCGGAAGGACTGACCGTGGAAGCCGAGGCCGTGCCCCGTTCCAAAACCGTCCGCTCCGACCTGCAGAGCATCATCCGCATCAAAGGCATCGACAAACAACTCGTCGGCCACTTCGCCGCCGAAGTGCGTTCCTGCCGTCCGCCTGAAAATTACAAGGGCAAGGGTGTGCGCTACGTGGACGAGAAAGTAACCATCAAAGCCGGAAAAGCCGGGACCAAGTAA